One genomic segment of Hemibagrus wyckioides isolate EC202008001 linkage group LG08, SWU_Hwy_1.0, whole genome shotgun sequence includes these proteins:
- the nedd1 gene encoding protein NEDD1 isoform X3 — protein sequence MEEVTRLVSSGDCLKIWDSTSMSVVEQFNPHSASHPLAQVCWSSSNQYIVSASSIGDKLVVTSLKSSPVPVMELAEGKKQTRVALNSTSQFLVSGGLDNTVNIWDLKTKRLHRSLKDHKEEVTCVSFNGGDSYIASGSTSGDIILHSITTNLSSKAFGHGPNEPVHDLKYSLIKRSLLGSVSDSGSVVLWDANTQKEIHMFEGAHKAPASGLAFSPANDLLFITVGLDKKIVCYDTSSKVIFRSKQVESPLTAVDFTPDGAGLVVGSTQGRIYMYDLRNLSAPIKTTTAHKTSVTCIRFQHSNTRLKTSKTVSGKTSSSQSNKRISVKLGQNQQSGPPTPTSSVPAVPEQQPVSRSDGQAQNLGNGGSSEVPSRDAEGQSSLDKFNSVGRNSLSLDIFSPVADGFKTHGFIGDTPTSRNGGSADVFFREAEGQHSSEKFRVGRNSLDIFSPVRDDYKGHRLSDASSDLDFLPQHGSAQRKNPLGTPSARCYSPLSAVQTPPAIKEEEPVITSPTHIDSQNNMVEKNNFPRQNVLATPPASQTTHVQSVPSFNTPEPSQRREVPAQLTYNSPVSGSQPEAESAATAAASAPNAVTSEAPLTSVQMNFVRNMIHEALEDFRDTCHRDIINLQVEMVRQFYIQLNEIHGLIERYSVNESLVEEIEKLREENKRLRANY from the exons ATGGAGGAGGTGACCCGGTTGGTGTCATCAGGTGACTGCCTGAAGATCTGGGATTCCACCTCCATGAGTGTGGTGGAGCAGTTTAACCCTCACAGTGCCAGCCATCCTCTTGCACAGGTGTGCTGGAGCAGCAGCA ATCAGTACATTGTCAGTGCCAGCAGTATAGGAGACAAGCTGGTAGTGACCAGCCTGAAGTCCTCACCAGTGCCAGTGATGGAACTTGCAGAAGGG aaaaaacaaacacgaGTTGCACTCAATTCAACCTCACAGTTTCTGGTCAGTGGGGGACTGGATAACACGGTCAACATATGGGACCTGAAGACAAAGAGATTACATCGCAGCCTCAAG GACCATAAGGAGGAAGTTACATGTGTGTCTTTCAATGGTGGTGATAGTTACATAGCATCTGGTTCCACCAGTGGGGACATTATCCTCCACAGCATTACCACCAATCTGTCCAGCAAGGCCTTTGGCCATGGGCCCAATGAG cctGTCCATGACTTGAAGTACTCACTGATAAAGCGGTCTCTCTTGGGGAGTGTTTCAGACAGCGGTTCAGTGGTACTTTGGGACGCAAACACACAGAAGGAAATACACATGTTTGAAGGAGCACACAAAGCTCCTGCCTCAGGCCTAGCCTTCTCCCCAGCCAATGACCTGCTCTTTATTACAGTTGGGTTGGATAAGAAGATTGTCTGTTATGACACTTCCAGCAAAGT TATTTTCCGGAGTAAGCAGGTTGAGTCCCCACTCACGGCTGTAGACTTCACTCCGGATGGAGCAGGGCTCGTAGTGGGCTCCACCCAGGGACGCATCTACATGTATGACCTGCGTAATCTAAGTGCTCCTATCAAAACAACCACTGCTCACAAGACCTCAGTTACATGTATCCGATTCCAGCACTCCAACACCAGGCTGAAG ACGAGTAAAACAGTCTCTGGCAAGACTTCTTCCTCGCAGTCCAACAAGAGAATCTCTGTAAAGCTGGGGCAGAATCAGCAGAGCGGCCCTCCTACTCCGACCTCCTCAGTCCCCGCTGTCCCCGAACAGCAGCCAGTTAGCCGAAGCGATGGACAGGCTCAGAACCTCGGCAA TGGAGGAAGTTCTGAGGTGCCATCTAGAGATGCCGAAGGCCAGAGCAGTTTGGATAAATTCAACAGTGTGGGCCGAAACAGCCTTAGCCTAGACATTTTCTCACCTGTAGCTGATG GGTTTAAAACACATGGTTTCATTGGTGATACTCCAACTTCAAGAAACG GAGGCAGTGCTGATGTGTTCTTCAGAGAAGCTGAGGGACAACACAGTTCAGAAAAGTTTAGGGTTGGGCGCAACAGCCTGGACATTTTTTCTCCTGTTCGTGATG ATTACAAAGGTCACAGACTCAGTGATGCCTCAAGTG atttagaTTTCTTACCTCAGCACGGTTCAGCTCAGCGTAAGAACCCGCTGGGTACACCTAGTGCTCGCTGCTACAGTCCTCTGTCTGCTGTCCAGACACCACCTGCAATCAAAGAGGAGGAACCAGTgatcacatcacctacacatatAGACTCACAGAACAACATG GTGGAGAAGAATAATTTTCCAAGACAGAATGTTCTGGCCACACCCCCTGCGTCTCAGACTACACACGTCCAATCAGTGCCTTCATTTAACACTCCTGAGCCCAGTCAGAGGAGAGAAGTGCCAGCCCAGCTCACCTACAATTCACCAGTCAGTGGCAGTCAACCCGAAGCTGAATCAG CAGCCACAGCAGCAGCCAGTGCACCTAATGCTGTCACTAGTGAAGCGCCACTTACCTCGGTCCAGATGAATTTTGTGCGCAACATGATCCATGAAGCTTTAGAAGATTTCAG AGACACATGCCATAGAGATATAATCAATCTGCAAGTGGAAATGGTTCGACAGTTCTATATTCAGCTG AATGAAATCCATGGGCTCATTGAGAGGTACTCTGTGAATGAGAGTCTTGTAGAGGAGATAGAGAAACTGCGGGAGGAAAACAAACGACTCCGAGCCAATTACTAA
- the nedd1 gene encoding protein NEDD1 isoform X2, producing the protein MEEVTRLVSSGDCLKIWDSTSMSVVEQFNPHSASHPLAQVCWSSSNQYIVSASSIGDKLVVTSLKSSPVPVMELAEGKKQTRVALNSTSQFLVSGGLDNTVNIWDLKTKRLHRSLKDHKEEVTCVSFNGGDSYIASGSTSGDIILHSITTNLSSKAFGHGPNEPVHDLKYSLIKRSLLGSVSDSGSVVLWDANTQKEIHMFEGAHKAPASGLAFSPANDLLFITVGLDKKIVCYDTSSKVIFRSKQVESPLTAVDFTPDGAGLVVGSTQGRIYMYDLRNLSAPIKTTTAHKTSVTCIRFQHSNTRLKTSKTVSGKTSSSQSNKRISVKLGQNQQSGPPTPTSSVPAVPEQQPVSRSDGQAQNLGNGGSSEVPSRDAEGQSSLDKFNSVGRNSLSLDIFSPVADGFKTHGFIGDTPTSRNGGSADVFFREAEGQHSSEKFRVGRNSLDIFSPVRDDYKGHRLSDASSGKKDLDFLPQHGSAQRKNPLGTPSARCYSPLSAVQTPPAIKEEEPVITSPTHIDSQNNMVEKNNFPRQNVLATPPASQTTHVQSVPSFNTPEPSQRREVPAQLTYNSPVSGSQPEAESATAAASAPNAVTSEAPLTSVQMNFVRNMIHEALEDFRDTCHRDIINLQVEMVRQFYIQLNEIHGLIERYSVNESLVEEIEKLREENKRLRANY; encoded by the exons ATGGAGGAGGTGACCCGGTTGGTGTCATCAGGTGACTGCCTGAAGATCTGGGATTCCACCTCCATGAGTGTGGTGGAGCAGTTTAACCCTCACAGTGCCAGCCATCCTCTTGCACAGGTGTGCTGGAGCAGCAGCA ATCAGTACATTGTCAGTGCCAGCAGTATAGGAGACAAGCTGGTAGTGACCAGCCTGAAGTCCTCACCAGTGCCAGTGATGGAACTTGCAGAAGGG aaaaaacaaacacgaGTTGCACTCAATTCAACCTCACAGTTTCTGGTCAGTGGGGGACTGGATAACACGGTCAACATATGGGACCTGAAGACAAAGAGATTACATCGCAGCCTCAAG GACCATAAGGAGGAAGTTACATGTGTGTCTTTCAATGGTGGTGATAGTTACATAGCATCTGGTTCCACCAGTGGGGACATTATCCTCCACAGCATTACCACCAATCTGTCCAGCAAGGCCTTTGGCCATGGGCCCAATGAG cctGTCCATGACTTGAAGTACTCACTGATAAAGCGGTCTCTCTTGGGGAGTGTTTCAGACAGCGGTTCAGTGGTACTTTGGGACGCAAACACACAGAAGGAAATACACATGTTTGAAGGAGCACACAAAGCTCCTGCCTCAGGCCTAGCCTTCTCCCCAGCCAATGACCTGCTCTTTATTACAGTTGGGTTGGATAAGAAGATTGTCTGTTATGACACTTCCAGCAAAGT TATTTTCCGGAGTAAGCAGGTTGAGTCCCCACTCACGGCTGTAGACTTCACTCCGGATGGAGCAGGGCTCGTAGTGGGCTCCACCCAGGGACGCATCTACATGTATGACCTGCGTAATCTAAGTGCTCCTATCAAAACAACCACTGCTCACAAGACCTCAGTTACATGTATCCGATTCCAGCACTCCAACACCAGGCTGAAG ACGAGTAAAACAGTCTCTGGCAAGACTTCTTCCTCGCAGTCCAACAAGAGAATCTCTGTAAAGCTGGGGCAGAATCAGCAGAGCGGCCCTCCTACTCCGACCTCCTCAGTCCCCGCTGTCCCCGAACAGCAGCCAGTTAGCCGAAGCGATGGACAGGCTCAGAACCTCGGCAA TGGAGGAAGTTCTGAGGTGCCATCTAGAGATGCCGAAGGCCAGAGCAGTTTGGATAAATTCAACAGTGTGGGCCGAAACAGCCTTAGCCTAGACATTTTCTCACCTGTAGCTGATG GGTTTAAAACACATGGTTTCATTGGTGATACTCCAACTTCAAGAAACG GAGGCAGTGCTGATGTGTTCTTCAGAGAAGCTGAGGGACAACACAGTTCAGAAAAGTTTAGGGTTGGGCGCAACAGCCTGGACATTTTTTCTCCTGTTCGTGATG ATTACAAAGGTCACAGACTCAGTGATGCCTCAAGTGGTAAGAAAG atttagaTTTCTTACCTCAGCACGGTTCAGCTCAGCGTAAGAACCCGCTGGGTACACCTAGTGCTCGCTGCTACAGTCCTCTGTCTGCTGTCCAGACACCACCTGCAATCAAAGAGGAGGAACCAGTgatcacatcacctacacatatAGACTCACAGAACAACATG GTGGAGAAGAATAATTTTCCAAGACAGAATGTTCTGGCCACACCCCCTGCGTCTCAGACTACACACGTCCAATCAGTGCCTTCATTTAACACTCCTGAGCCCAGTCAGAGGAGAGAAGTGCCAGCCCAGCTCACCTACAATTCACCAGTCAGTGGCAGTCAACCCGAAGCTGAATCAG CCACAGCAGCAGCCAGTGCACCTAATGCTGTCACTAGTGAAGCGCCACTTACCTCGGTCCAGATGAATTTTGTGCGCAACATGATCCATGAAGCTTTAGAAGATTTCAG AGACACATGCCATAGAGATATAATCAATCTGCAAGTGGAAATGGTTCGACAGTTCTATATTCAGCTG AATGAAATCCATGGGCTCATTGAGAGGTACTCTGTGAATGAGAGTCTTGTAGAGGAGATAGAGAAACTGCGGGAGGAAAACAAACGACTCCGAGCCAATTACTAA
- the nedd1 gene encoding protein NEDD1 isoform X1 has protein sequence MEEVTRLVSSGDCLKIWDSTSMSVVEQFNPHSASHPLAQVCWSSSNQYIVSASSIGDKLVVTSLKSSPVPVMELAEGKKQTRVALNSTSQFLVSGGLDNTVNIWDLKTKRLHRSLKDHKEEVTCVSFNGGDSYIASGSTSGDIILHSITTNLSSKAFGHGPNEPVHDLKYSLIKRSLLGSVSDSGSVVLWDANTQKEIHMFEGAHKAPASGLAFSPANDLLFITVGLDKKIVCYDTSSKVIFRSKQVESPLTAVDFTPDGAGLVVGSTQGRIYMYDLRNLSAPIKTTTAHKTSVTCIRFQHSNTRLKTSKTVSGKTSSSQSNKRISVKLGQNQQSGPPTPTSSVPAVPEQQPVSRSDGQAQNLGNGGSSEVPSRDAEGQSSLDKFNSVGRNSLSLDIFSPVADGFKTHGFIGDTPTSRNGGSADVFFREAEGQHSSEKFRVGRNSLDIFSPVRDDYKGHRLSDASSGKKDLDFLPQHGSAQRKNPLGTPSARCYSPLSAVQTPPAIKEEEPVITSPTHIDSQNNMVEKNNFPRQNVLATPPASQTTHVQSVPSFNTPEPSQRREVPAQLTYNSPVSGSQPEAESAATAAASAPNAVTSEAPLTSVQMNFVRNMIHEALEDFRDTCHRDIINLQVEMVRQFYIQLNEIHGLIERYSVNESLVEEIEKLREENKRLRANY, from the exons ATGGAGGAGGTGACCCGGTTGGTGTCATCAGGTGACTGCCTGAAGATCTGGGATTCCACCTCCATGAGTGTGGTGGAGCAGTTTAACCCTCACAGTGCCAGCCATCCTCTTGCACAGGTGTGCTGGAGCAGCAGCA ATCAGTACATTGTCAGTGCCAGCAGTATAGGAGACAAGCTGGTAGTGACCAGCCTGAAGTCCTCACCAGTGCCAGTGATGGAACTTGCAGAAGGG aaaaaacaaacacgaGTTGCACTCAATTCAACCTCACAGTTTCTGGTCAGTGGGGGACTGGATAACACGGTCAACATATGGGACCTGAAGACAAAGAGATTACATCGCAGCCTCAAG GACCATAAGGAGGAAGTTACATGTGTGTCTTTCAATGGTGGTGATAGTTACATAGCATCTGGTTCCACCAGTGGGGACATTATCCTCCACAGCATTACCACCAATCTGTCCAGCAAGGCCTTTGGCCATGGGCCCAATGAG cctGTCCATGACTTGAAGTACTCACTGATAAAGCGGTCTCTCTTGGGGAGTGTTTCAGACAGCGGTTCAGTGGTACTTTGGGACGCAAACACACAGAAGGAAATACACATGTTTGAAGGAGCACACAAAGCTCCTGCCTCAGGCCTAGCCTTCTCCCCAGCCAATGACCTGCTCTTTATTACAGTTGGGTTGGATAAGAAGATTGTCTGTTATGACACTTCCAGCAAAGT TATTTTCCGGAGTAAGCAGGTTGAGTCCCCACTCACGGCTGTAGACTTCACTCCGGATGGAGCAGGGCTCGTAGTGGGCTCCACCCAGGGACGCATCTACATGTATGACCTGCGTAATCTAAGTGCTCCTATCAAAACAACCACTGCTCACAAGACCTCAGTTACATGTATCCGATTCCAGCACTCCAACACCAGGCTGAAG ACGAGTAAAACAGTCTCTGGCAAGACTTCTTCCTCGCAGTCCAACAAGAGAATCTCTGTAAAGCTGGGGCAGAATCAGCAGAGCGGCCCTCCTACTCCGACCTCCTCAGTCCCCGCTGTCCCCGAACAGCAGCCAGTTAGCCGAAGCGATGGACAGGCTCAGAACCTCGGCAA TGGAGGAAGTTCTGAGGTGCCATCTAGAGATGCCGAAGGCCAGAGCAGTTTGGATAAATTCAACAGTGTGGGCCGAAACAGCCTTAGCCTAGACATTTTCTCACCTGTAGCTGATG GGTTTAAAACACATGGTTTCATTGGTGATACTCCAACTTCAAGAAACG GAGGCAGTGCTGATGTGTTCTTCAGAGAAGCTGAGGGACAACACAGTTCAGAAAAGTTTAGGGTTGGGCGCAACAGCCTGGACATTTTTTCTCCTGTTCGTGATG ATTACAAAGGTCACAGACTCAGTGATGCCTCAAGTGGTAAGAAAG atttagaTTTCTTACCTCAGCACGGTTCAGCTCAGCGTAAGAACCCGCTGGGTACACCTAGTGCTCGCTGCTACAGTCCTCTGTCTGCTGTCCAGACACCACCTGCAATCAAAGAGGAGGAACCAGTgatcacatcacctacacatatAGACTCACAGAACAACATG GTGGAGAAGAATAATTTTCCAAGACAGAATGTTCTGGCCACACCCCCTGCGTCTCAGACTACACACGTCCAATCAGTGCCTTCATTTAACACTCCTGAGCCCAGTCAGAGGAGAGAAGTGCCAGCCCAGCTCACCTACAATTCACCAGTCAGTGGCAGTCAACCCGAAGCTGAATCAG CAGCCACAGCAGCAGCCAGTGCACCTAATGCTGTCACTAGTGAAGCGCCACTTACCTCGGTCCAGATGAATTTTGTGCGCAACATGATCCATGAAGCTTTAGAAGATTTCAG AGACACATGCCATAGAGATATAATCAATCTGCAAGTGGAAATGGTTCGACAGTTCTATATTCAGCTG AATGAAATCCATGGGCTCATTGAGAGGTACTCTGTGAATGAGAGTCTTGTAGAGGAGATAGAGAAACTGCGGGAGGAAAACAAACGACTCCGAGCCAATTACTAA
- the si:ch211-59o9.10 gene encoding E3 ubiquitin-protein ligase RNF6, producing MESTLKGSRPSSPFLSLDEDDTSESLNEACLLSDSELPFDDRGSSFEFSNVVVPETPESPLTFRRKRQSQVTDNYSGAALCGPDTKRSEKSGTIPGYLHTTPSSHRTLKRRRLQDPVEGVNNMQARNGTGFVPASSLLPEITWLESSCPSQSTVSFSSSSAMSCSAAAESSVLGAAAGQICSSMKSPHGCVSEQKTLKKCNKVQRLKKSSSVSHGSSRCASTAHSLAAEKNQMHVTDMERRGGYVQEEVVVIDEDDDDDDDDMVVEAVVRSVQIAEDEAFARSLQEQFDREEQLHQEQNRLHTTPPNRHPQNVPFDSCVGLSWISPWASMMYSSSFSELQEGMSVGQPSRQTRPARGGRSSRRRNTPHLPLDLLDDSQGNNYEAFLAFEESQGAVMAKKTLSKWEIERLPAKVYDPAHNAGKTDCQICFSDYKKGEKLRMLPCFHDYHVKCIDRWLKENATCPICRADVSL from the exons ATGGAGAGCACACTGAAAGGCTCGAGGCCTAGCAGCCCTTTTCTCAGCCTGGATGAAGATGACACCAGTGAAAGTTTAAACGAGGCTTGTTTactcagtgacagtgaacttcCTTTTGACGATCGAGGATCCTCTTTCGAGTTTTCTAACGTGGTCGTTCCCGAAACCCCAGAAAG CCCTCTCACTTTTCGGAGAAAACGACAATCCCAAGTAACTGATAATTACAGTGGG GCTGCACTATGTGGTCCAGACACCAAAAGGTCAGAGAAAAGCGGCACGATTCCTGGATACCTCCACACAACCCCGAGCTCTCATAGGACACTAAAACGAAGGAGATTGCAAGACCCTGTAGAAGGTGTCAATAATATGCAAGCAAGAAATGGAACAGGATTTGTACCTGCTTCATCTCTTTTACCTGAAATCACATGGCTGGAGTCTTCATGTCCTTCGCAGTCCACGGTCTCCTTCTCTTCCAGTTCTGCCATGTCATGCTCTGCTGCAGCTGAATCATCTGTGCTGGGAGCTGCTGCTGGTCAGATTTGCTCAAGTATGAAATCTCCCCATGGTTGTGTCTCTGAGCAAAAAACACTTAAGAAATGCAATAAAGTACAGAGACTGAAAAAGTCGTCATCTGTTAGTCATGGGTCCTCTAGGTGTGCATCAACAGCACATTCACTTGCAGCAGAGAAGAACCAGATGCATG TTACAGACATGGAAAGAAGAGGTGGTTATGTACAAGAGGAGGTTGTTGTTATAgacgaggatgatgatgatgatgatgatgatatggtgGTTGAGGCTGTAGTTCGCTccgttcaaattgctgaagacgagGCATTTGCCAGAAGCCTCCAG gAACAATTTGATAGAGAGGAACAGCTTCATCAGGAGCAAAATCGATTACACACCACACCCCCCAATAGACATCCCCAAAACGTCCCG TTTGATTCCTGTGTAGGTTTGAGCTGGATCTCTCCCTGGGCCTCCATGATGTACTCATCATCATTCtcagagctgcaggagggcATGTCTGTGGGACAGCCCA GCAGGCAAACGAGACCGGCTCGAGGAGGTCGCAGCTCTCGACGCAGAAACACTCCACACTTGCCTTTAGACCTACTTGATGACAGCCAGGGAAATAACTATGAG GCCTTTCTGGCATTTGAGGAGAGCCAGGGAGCTGTGATGGCCAAGAAAACTCTTAGTAAATGGGAGATTGAGAGACTCCCTGCAAAAGTTTATGACCCTGCACACAATGCAGGCAAAACAGA TTGCCAAATCTGTTTCTCTGACTACAAGAAAGGAGAGAAGCTGCGAATGCTGCCATGCTTCCATGACTATCATGTGAAGTGCATTGATCGCTGGTTGAAA gAGAATGCTACCTGTCCTATCTGCAGAGCAGATGTGTCACTGTAG
- the sycp3 gene encoding synaptonemal complex protein 3 translates to MASTGRKQNKKSKQSEDSSHLQAFDFKIEVEKKGLSGSEDEAREETPIIDKSGKKRSASTFEENDLIVGVGNEVQTMFEKFGADISKVMQAKRKRLEAITKNSLKGSNQKIEQLWKTQHGQRQKLTQEYSQQMLSVLRQWEADVQKSEEQEERLNNLFQQQQKFFQQARVVQSQKIKTVKELYEQFVKNMEEMEKSQEAFFQGAQMELKKEMALLQKKIMMDTQQQEMATVRKSLQSMLF, encoded by the exons ATGGCATCCACAGGAAGAAAACAGAACAAGAAGTCCAAACAATCAGAAGACTCCTCACACCTTCAGGCTTTTGACTTTAAAATAGAAGTTGAAAAGAAGGGTCTTAGTGGCTCGGAGGATGAAGCGAGAGAAG AAACGCCCATCATTGATAAGTCGGGTAAGAAAAGATCTGCAAGTACATTTGAGGAAAATGACCTTATTGTAGGCGTAGG GAATGAAGTTCAGACAATGTTTGAAAAGTTTGGAG CTGACATCAGCAAGGTAATGCAGGCTAAAAGGAAACGCCTGGAAGCTATCACCAAAAATTCACTGAAAGGCAGCAACCAGAAAATAGAGCAGCTGTGGAAGACCCAGCATGGCCAGAG GCAGAAGCTGACGCAGGAGTACTCCCAGCAGATGCTGTCAGTGCTGCGTCAGTGGGAGGCAGATGTTCAGAAATCTGAGGAGCAAGAGGAGAGACTGAAT AATTTatttcagcagcagcagaagttCTTCCAGCAAGCACGGGTTGTGCaaagtcaaaaaataaaaactgtaaaagAGCTGTATGAGCAGTTTGTAAAG AACATGGAGGAGATGGAGaaaagtcaagaagctttctTCCAGGGAGCACAGATGGAGTTGAAAAAGGAGATGGCTCTGCTGCAGAAAAAGATAATGATGGACACA CAACAACAGGAAATGGCCACTGTGAGGAAGTCCCTCCAGTCCATGCTGTTTTAA
- the actr6 gene encoding actin-related protein 6: MRTLVLDNGAYTAKIGYSHEKVSVIPNCQFRSKSLRLKTFTANQLDEIKDPSGLFYILPFQKGYLVNWDVQRKVWDQLFGKEMFKVDFANSNIIITEPYFNFTSIQESMNEILFEEYQFQAALRINAGSLSAHKHFNEYSSELCCIVVDSGFSFTHIVPYCRGRKMKDGICRMNVGGKLLTNHLKEIISYRQLHVMDETYVINQVKEDVCYVSQDFYKDMQIAQLKGEENLVMRDYVLPDFSSIKKGFCKPREEMNFTGKYKTGEQILRLTNERFAVPEMLFHPSDIGIQEMGIPEAIVNSISKMPEEMQPHFFKNIVLTGGNTLFPGYRDRVYKEVRALTPSEFDVSVIQPQNPICYPWMGGKLLAENPDFEDMVVTREDYEENGHYVCEEKFDI; encoded by the exons ATGAGAACCCTCGTCCTGGACAATGGGGCTTACACGGCTAAGATTGGATACAGCCATGAGAAAGTCAG TGTTATTCCTAATTGTCAGTTCCGCTCCAAGTCTCTGAGACTAAAAACCTTCACGGCAAATCAACTGGATGAAATCAAAGACCCGTCTGGACTCTTTTATATTCTTCCCTTTCAGAAG ggTTATCTCGTGAACTGGGATGTGCAACGGAAAGTGTGGGATCAGCTGTTTGGAAAAGAAATGTTCAAG gtggACTTTGCTAATAGCAACATTATTATAACTGAGCCCTACTTCAACTTCACCTCAATTCAAGAATCTATGAATGAAATTTTGTTTGAAGAGTACCAGTTTCAAGCAGCTCTTCGAATCAATG CTGGATCTTTGAGTGCTCACAAACACTTCAATGAGTACAGTTCAGAGTTGTGTTGCATCGTGGTGGATAGTGGCTTCTCCTTCACACACATTGTCCCTTATTGTAGGGGAAGGAAGATGAAGGATGGCATTTGCAG AATGAACGTAGGTGGAAAACTCCTCACCAACCACTTAAAAGAGATCATCTCATACAG gCAGTTGCATGTGATGGATGAGACATATGTGATCAATCAAGTAAAGGAGGATGTGTGCTATGTCTCACAGGACTTTTACAAAGACATGCAGATTGCTCA GCTGAAAGGAGAGGAAAATCTGGTAATGAGAGACTATGTGCTACCCGACTTTAGTTCCATCAAAAAGGGCTTCTGTAAG CCTCGAGAGGAAATGAATTTCACAGGGAAGTATAAAACTGGAGAGCAGATACTGCGGCTCACAAACGAGAGATTCGCTGTTCCAGAGATGCTTTTCCACCCATCAGATATCGGCATACAGGAAATGGGCATACCAGAAGCAATAGTCAACTCCATCAGCAAAATGCCAGAAG AAATGCAGCCTCATTTCTTCAAGAACATTGTCCTAACAGGTGGCAACACCTTGTTTCCGGGCTACAGGGATCGTGTGTATAAAGAAGTTCGTGCACTCACACCTAGTGAATTTGATGTTTCTGTAATACAGCCACAAAA TCCAATCTGCTATCCTTGGATGGGAGGAAAGCTCTTAGCAGAAAATCCAGACTTTGAGGATATGGTGGTAACACGAGAGGATTATGAAGAAAATGGACATTACGTATGTGAGGAGAAGTTTGACATATGA